The Thermotoga sp. SG1 region CCACAGGTACTCAAGAACATCCTCCAGAAACGCCCTGTAATAGGCTTCATTTTCCTCCCTTCTGCTTCCACCCGTTATCAGCAGGAAAGCACGATCTCTGTATCTTAGATTGGGTGGAAGAATGATTCCCACCCTGTGAAACCACTGGACCTCCTGCCACTTCATACCGTACGACTTGAGAACGTATATTTCCTCACCCTCTTGAGTGGTGGTTGAAATCTTGGTTTCATAAATTGGAGCGCCTCTTTCTCGTGTGAGAACGTCCAGAGGATGTACAGCAAAGATTATGGTGGTGAAAATCAGGATCATCAAACTTGCTGCTTTTCTCATACTTTCCCTCCTCATAATGTATAATTGAATTGATTTCCATCTTTTACTTTGGAAGGAGTTTCTGTGTTCAGAGTTCTTGGTTGGATCAACGTGGGTCTTTTGATTTTCAATCTTTTTCCTTTTTTCGTGAGGGTCATATATAAACTGAAAAGAGAATCTCGCCTTCTATTCCACATGATGAATATAGCAAAATACTTCAGAAAATACCACAAACTTTCAGGGTTAGTGTTGATCGTTCTTGGTTTTGTCCATGGATATCTGGCTCTGGGTGGATACATCTACTTCCACACGGGCACACTTTTGTGGATTCTCATCACGACCATGTTTCTGATCTACCTTCTTGGAAAACTGCGTTTTTTCAGAAGACACTGGATTATCTTTCACAGATACCTCGGTGTTTCTCTTCTGGTGTTCCTTCTGCTTCATCTTTTGACCCCATGGCTCTTTTAAGGAGGGATATTATGAAGGCTTTGATGGTGTTTCTTCTACTGGCAGTTACCATGATCTTTTCCATTGACCCAAAAATTATTGAAGAGAGTATCCCGAGTTATCCATTGATATCCTATCAGACTTTGAAGCAAAACGATGGTAAGAACGGAAAAGTGTGGGTAGCCGTAGGAGGTTTTGTTTATGATCTTACCGAATCAGATGCCTGGTATAAAGGTACACACATGGGGCAGCACGATGCCGGGGAGGAACTAACCTACGAAATTTTGAAACAGTCACCTCATGGTCTGGTTAAACTGGATGGAAAGAAAATCGTAGGAATCCTTGCGTTCACAATGGATGATCTCAAAAAATTCAATGAAAAAAACGGAAACAAAGCGTACGTTGCAGTGAACGGAATAGTCTACGATGTGACACATTCAAAGGCATGGAGAAACGGTGAACACATGGGACGGCACAGTGCAGGCTCTGAACTCACGCACGAGATCTTGAAGCTTTCTCCGCACGGTCTTTCTAAGCTTTCCAACGTCTATCCTGTGGGTGTTCTGGTGTTCACCCTGGATGATTTGAAAAAATTACTCCGGAAAGAACGGAAAGAAAGCCTACGTAGCAGTTGAAGGAATCGTCTATGATGTTTCGTACTCCAGGGCATGGAAGAACGGAAACCACATGGGGCAACACAGCGCTGGAGAAGATCTCACATACGAAATCGTGAAACTCTCTCCACATGGTTTGGAAAAATTGGAAAATGTGTATCGAGTGGGATTCCTTGCTTTCAAAGAAGTACCGGAAGGTTTCGTTCTTGAAGGAAGCATACTGTACAGAGAAGGGTTGAAAAGGGGCTTCATTCTTCACTGAAAACGGGTATTTTGATACCCATTGGAAGACCGTAGCGATCTTTCGGTGGGTTTTCTGGAATCGTCTCCAGTGAAAACTGTCCGGAGAGGGCAAGGACCATAGCATCGAGAAGATCGTGGAGAGGAACCTTCAGTCTTTCCCCATTCTTTTTTAGTTCGTTCACATCGAGTGTGAGGAATTTATTTAGCACATTTATTCTCTGTTTGATTCCTTCTTTTGTGTGCTTTGAGGCAAGAAGTCTTCCAGAAAGTTTCAAAAAACAAAGTTCTGGGTGGGACTCACTGATCACACTGACCAGTGAGGGATTTTCTCTCAAGAAAAGATCCACTTCCCTCACTTTTCCCACGATGTTCCAGAACTGAACGGGAAATCCCTTTCCTTGTTTTTTCCTGTTGACCCTCAAGGCCTCTTCGTAGGTTTTCTGATAAACCGCTTTTCTGACAGGCACGGTGAACACACATCCTGCCCGCTTCGAAAGGATCTTCTGTGCAAGTTCGTCACACACTCTCTCACCGGTCTCTGGTAGTCCAATGGGAATGTCTACAAGCACAGGAAATCCTGGGAACAAGAAGCGTTCCATGAGTCCTATCTTCAAAATTTTGCGTTCTTCAACCAGAACATACACCCATCCCCTTCGTGTACCATCCACACCGGCCGTGATCATCGTGTACATTATAAACCGGGGGGATATCGTGGGATTCAATCCAATTGAAAGATCGAAAAAAATAGAAAGTATTGTGATGAAAGGCGGAAAGAGAAAATACTACAGGTTCAGGTACTCTCTGTACTACGGTGGGATTGTAACAGCGGACTCTGTTGGGTGTAACCTGCTCTGTGCCTACTGCTGGAACTATTTCAAGAACATAAGGCCAGAGAAGGTAGGAGATTTCTTCTCGCCAGAAGAGGTGGCAGAAAAACTCGTGGAGATCTCAAGAAAAAGAAGATGTGGTCTTTTCAGAATTAGTGGAGCAGAGCCGATTCTTGGAAGAAAATCAGCAGAACACACAAGAGAAGTGATGAAACTTGTGAAGGGAACGTTCATCCTGGAGACGAATGGTATCTTGTTTGGCTACGATCCATCACTGGTGGATCTCTTCGCTGATCTTGACGTTCTTGTGAGAGTGAACGTGAAAGGCTGGGACGAAGAGAGTTTTGAGCGGATAACCGGCGCAGATGGGCGGTATTTCTACTATCAATTGAAAGCCCTGGAGAACCTGTATGGAAAGGTGCGTTTCTGGATTGCTATAATGTACGATCTGTTCGGCGAAGAAGGATTGAGTGAACTCAAAAAGAAACTTCCTGTCCCTTGCAGGATGGAAAAGGAGTATCTGGAACCTTATCCTTTCGTTGTGGAGAATTTGAGAAGAAAAGGATTTTTATGAAGGAGGGTGAGATACCTCCCACCCTCTTTGTGATCTTCACTCAACGTTTTCTTGGGTTATAAGCTTCAATTCGACTGGGAAGAAGACTGTACCTGTTGTCAGGTATTCAAATGCTTTTGTGACTGCTAACTGACCCATCAAATAAGGCTGCTGTGCGATTGTTGCTTCCATTTCTCCTTTCTTGATGGCTTCTATCGCATCAGGAATGGCATCAAACCCTACCACAACTATTTCATCAAGTTTTCCAGTCGCTTTAATAGCTTCAATGGCTCCCAGAGCCATTTCATCGTTTTGGGCAAAGACAGCGTCAATATCAGGATGTGCTTCAAGGATGTTTTCCATCACTATGAGTCCTTCAGCTCTGTTGAAATTAGCAGTCTGCTTTGCTACAAGCTGTAAACCAGGGTACTTTGCAATCTCCTCTTCAAAACCCTTTCCTCTATCCCTTGCCGCAGATGTTCCAAGAATTCCCACGAGTTCCACCACTTTTCCTTTTCCGTTCAAAACTTTCGCTATGTACCTTGCCGCCATTCTTCCGCCTTCAACGTTATCGGAAGCAATGTGGCACACCACTTTTCCACCGTTTGAAGCTCTGTCCACTGTTATGACGGGAATACC contains the following coding sequences:
- a CDS encoding cytochrome b5 domain-containing protein, with the translated sequence MKALMVFLLLAVTMIFSIDPKIIEESIPSYPLISYQTLKQNDGKNGKVWVAVGGFVYDLTESDAWYKGTHMGQHDAGEELTYEILKQSPHGLVKLDGKKIVGILAFTMDDLKKFNEKNGNKAYVAVNGIVYDVTHSKAWRNGEHMGRHSAGSELTHEILKLSPHGLSKLSNVYPVGVLVFTLDDLKKLLRKERKESLRSS
- a CDS encoding DUF429 domain-containing protein is translated as MYVLVEERKILKIGLMERFLFPGFPVLVDIPIGLPETGERVCDELAQKILSKRAGCVFTVPVRKAVYQKTYEEALRVNRKKQGKGFPVQFWNIVGKVREVDLFLRENPSLVSVISESHPELCFLKLSGRLLASKHTKEGIKQRINVLNKFLTLDVNELKKNGERLKVPLHDLLDAMVLALSGQFSLETIPENPPKDRYGLPMGIKIPVFSEE
- the rbsB gene encoding ribose ABC transporter substrate-binding protein RbsB; protein product: MRKLVFTLLVALFMLGAAFGAKYVVGLSLSTLNNPFFVTLRDGAIDTAEKLGIELIVLDAQDNPAKQLNDIEDLIQRGVDLIIINPTDSDAIVSAVESANEAGIPVITVDRASNGGKVVCHIASDNVEGGRMAARYIAKVLNGKGKVVELVGILGTSAARDRGKGFEEEIAKYPGLQLVAKQTANFNRAEGLIVMENILEAHPDIDAVFAQNDEMALGAIEAIKATGKLDEIVVVGFDAIPDAIEAIKKGEMEATIAQQPYLMGQLAVTKAFEYLTTGTVFFPVELKLITQENVE
- a CDS encoding radical SAM protein, producing MGFNPIERSKKIESIVMKGGKRKYYRFRYSLYYGGIVTADSVGCNLLCAYCWNYFKNIRPEKVGDFFSPEEVAEKLVEISRKRRCGLFRISGAEPILGRKSAEHTREVMKLVKGTFILETNGILFGYDPSLVDLFADLDVLVRVNVKGWDEESFERITGADGRYFYYQLKALENLYGKVRFWIAIMYDLFGEEGLSELKKKLPVPCRMEKEYLEPYPFVVENLRRKGFL